The following coding sequences lie in one Arachis hypogaea cultivar Tifrunner chromosome 9, arahy.Tifrunner.gnm2.J5K5, whole genome shotgun sequence genomic window:
- the LOC112710846 gene encoding disease resistance-like protein DSC1 — MRSFQVTSLLIGLKKLQNNSMKKVQKWREALTEAANLAGWVSSSCRDESELIQKIVKDVLQKLIDHNPPNDIKSFVGIDGNLKAIDSSLREVLEVQTRMIGIWDMGGIGKTTLAKLVFEKYSYQYEGSCFLENVRERSEKYGHALHELRNELYSELLQENNCKDSTRISTNAKERLRSQRNFIVLDDVSCSKQLKYLVGEHQCYGPGSKIIVTATDKSVFAQWEDEEIYEMKVLNSKDSLTLFSLNAFNQDHPKMGYEKLSWEAVKYCEGLPLALKVLGSFLRSKSETEWDSALQNIKKIPDAPIQNVLRLTYDALNYEEREIFLDIACFFKGFLKEHVVSLLESCGFDAANGMRSLHEKSLIAISDNSLRMHDLIHEMALEIVRKESIKNPEYRSRLWDYNDIRDVLGNNKGTDAIESIMLDMSHIDDLQLSVDTFKKMSRLRLLKLYDSSEKNGKLSNLQLPIGLKPLRYFEWHAYPLPTLPSNFCPEKLVTLRIQNSQLKRLWDGKQNLVDLEEVDLTGCQKLVELPDLSKAKNLKSVHLSNCRSLAHVHPSILSLGKLELLDLLNCIKLEMLGNKKHSRSLKHLCVCGCSNLIEFALSSEEIEYLDLSHTGIKVLHPSIGRFTKVKEISLCGIRLKNLPDGWSRLKSLEKLSLFKCGRVVSKQKLHDIFDGLQSLQNLSLVNCDSLFELPGNVGRLSSLQKLQLDGSHVETLPGSIKHLPNLKTLSLIGCKMLQYWPELPPSIRHLKALNCTLLQKVAFGLFSYELQEEKRVSISLQNCVNLDVENCIYSFLQHVRKQAYECEFRRRGVGRENIVVWRSDFFKICYPDSRVPEWFTYRAVGSSITFEVAPPSSYYFGSLLCIVLSSHSLDFELDIKCRCYLEDGKMHKYSLGILFLSHVPVEGHSDHVYMTYNFNGIFDVIKLDQLNNKIASSGHKPKLTFEFFVSSGMARGKKDLNLLIKECGVYPLNDSNNCVE, encoded by the exons ATGAGAAGCTTCCAGGTAACTTCATTGCTGATAGGATTAAAGAAGTTACAGAATAATAGCATGAAGAAAGTTCAGAAATGGAGGGAAGCTCTCACTGAAGCAGCAAATTTAGCTGGGTGGGTCTCCAGCTCCTGTAG GGATGAGTCTGAGCTCATTCAAAAGATTGTGAAAGACGTTTTGCAGAAGCTGATTGATCACAACCCACCGAATGATATTAAAAGTTTTGTAGGTATTGACGGAAATCTTAAAGCTATAGATTCGTCGCTAAGAGAAGTCCTTGAAGTCCAAACAAGAATGATTGGGATTTGGGACATGGGTGGGATAGGAAAGACCACTCTAGCAAAACTTGTATTCGAGAAATACTCTTATCAGTATGAAGGGTCCTGCTTCTTGGAAAATGTTAGAGAAAGATCCGAAAAATATGGACATGCGCTACATGAATTACGCAATGAACTTTACTCAGAGTTGTTGCAGGAAAATAATTGCAAAGACAGCACAAGAATATCCACCAATGCTAAGGAAAGGCTCCGCAGTCAAAGAAATTTCATAGTTCTTGATGACGTGAGTTGTTCAAAGCAATTAAAATACCTTGTTGGGGAGCATCAATGTTATGGTCCAGGTAGTAAGATCATTGTCACAGCTACAGACAAGAGTGTATTTGCTCAATGGGAAGATGAAGAAATATATGAGATGAAGGTGTTAAATTCTAAAGACTCCCTTACATTGTTTAGCTTGAATGCATTCAATCAAGACCATCCGAAAATGGGATATGAAAAGCTATCATGGGAAGCAGTTAAATATTGTGAAGGTTTACCATTAGCTTTAAAAGTATTGGGTTCTTTTCTTCGTTCCAAGAGTGAAACTGAATGGGATAGTGCAttgcaaaacatcaagaagatTCCTGATGCACCAATTCAAAATGTATTAAGGTTGACTTATGATGCATTAAAttatgaggagagagaaatttTTCTAGACATTGCATGTTTTTTTAAGGGATTCCTTAAAGAACACGTAGTTAGTCTGTTAGAAAGTTGTGGCTTCGATGCAGCTAATGGCATGAGGTCCCTTCATGAAAAGTCTCTAATAGCTATATCTGATAATTCTCTGAGGATGCATGACTTGATCCATGAAATGGCTTTGGAAATTGTTCGCAAAGAATCTATCAAAAATCCTGAATATCGTAGCCGTTTGTGGGACTATAATGATATCAGGGATGTTTTGGGAAACAACAAG GGAACCGATGCAATTGAAAGCATAATGTTAGATATGTCTCATATAGATGATCTACAGTTGAGTGTTGACACATTCAAAAAGATGTCTAGATTAAGATTGCTCAAATTGTATGACTCGTCAGAGAAGAATGGTAAATTAAGTAATCTGCAGCTTCCTATAGGGTTGAAGCCATTAAGGTACTTTGAATGGCATGCGTACCCTTTGCCGACTCTGCCGTCAAACTTTTGTCCCGAGAAGCTTGTTACCCTCCGTATTCAGAACAGTCAACTTAAAAGACTATGGGATGGAAAGCAG AATCTTGTGGATTTAGAGGAAGTAGATCTAACTGGGTGCCAAAAGTTGGTAGAACTCCCAGATCTCTCTAAAGCAAAAAATCTTAAAAGTGTACATCTGTCCAACTGTAGAAGTTTGGCCCATGTCCATCCATCTATTTTATCACTTGGCAAGCTTGAGCTTTTGGATCTATTGAATTGCATTAAACTTGAAATGCTTGGAAACAAGAAGCATTCAAGATCTCTTAAGCACCTGTGCGTTTGTGGCTGCTCAAATTTGATAGAATTTGCTCTATCTTCAGAAGAAATAGAATACTTGGATTTAAGCCACACTGGCATCAAAGTATTGCACCCATCCATTGGGCGTTTCACCAAAGTGAAAGAGATATCTCTTTGTGGGATAAGACTTAAGAATCTTCCAGACGGGTGGTCTCGCTTGAAATCTCTTGAGAAACTTTCGCTCTTTAAATGTGGAAGGGTGGTTTCCAAGCAGAAATTACATGATATATTTGATGGCTTGCAATCATTGCAAAACCTGTCTCTGGTGAACTGTGATAGTCTATTTGAACTCCCTGGAAATGTCGGCCGCTTATCATCGTTACAAAAGTTACAGTTGGATGGAAGCCATGTGGAGACTTTGCCTGGGAGCATCAAGCATCTTCCAAATCTGAAAACACTCTCATTAATAGGTTGTAAGATGCTTCAATATTGGCCAGAGCTTCCTCCATCCATTCGACATTTGAAGGCCCTAAACTGCACATTGCTGCAAAAAGTAGCATTTGGTTTATTTAGTTATGAGCTACAAGAAGAAAAACGCGTAAGTATTTCGTTgcagaattgtgtgaatttggaTGTGGAGAACTGTATTTATTCATTCCTTCAACATgtaagaaaacaggcatatgaaTGTGAATTTAGGAGGAGAGGAGTAGGAAGAGAAAACATTGTAGTTTGGAGAAGTGACTTCTTTAAAATTTGTTACCCGGACTCCAGAGTACCAGAGTGGTTCACATATCGGGCAGTGGGGTCTTCTATTACTTTTGAAGTTGCTCCTCCTTCCAGTTACTATTTTGGTTCGCTTCTCTGCATTGTTCTCTCTTCGCACAGTTTGGATTTCGAGCTTGATATTAAATGCAGATGCTACTTGGAAGATGGAAAAATGCACAAGTATTCGCTTGGCATATTATTTTTAAGTCACGTTCCAGTGGAAGGGCATTCAGATCATGTTTATATGACGTATAACTTCAACGGAATCTTCGATGTGATCAAGCTGGACCAATTGAATAATAAGATTGCCTCCTCCGGACATAAACCAAAACTCACCTTTGAATTCTTTGTTAGCAGTGGCATGGCTCGGggaaaaaaagatttaaatttgttGATCAAAGAGTGTGGTGTCTATCCGTTAAATGACTCCAATAATTGCGTGGAATAG